The proteins below come from a single Pandoraea apista genomic window:
- a CDS encoding metal-dependent hydrolase family protein: protein MESILLSNCALLDPVKGELREDHAVLIEDGRIKEVSDKPIRVQSAREIDARGRTVMPGLIDLHVHVHATQLNLSAQAHLPNVLVTLKSVPILQGMLRRGFTTVRDAGGAGYAIKQAVDSGLAEGPRLFVSGRAISQTGGHGDGRARTDYIGTDGPCPCCVRVGALSRVADGVDEVRRAVREELQMGADQIKIMASGGVASPTDPVGAWGYSEDEIRAIVAEARARGTYVLAHAYTAQAIERAVRCGVRTIEHGNLVDAATARYMADQGAYAVPTLVTYDALANEGKSLGLPDDSVAKIADVHAAGLRSLEIFREAGVKMGYGSDLLGESQRLQSDEFRLRAEVLSPAEILRSATVIGAEVLGQSGQLGEIVPGAHADVLIVDGNPLASIDCLLGQGERIPMVMKGGRIHAFAL, encoded by the coding sequence ATGGAGTCGATTCTGCTGTCGAATTGCGCGTTGCTCGACCCGGTCAAGGGCGAGTTGCGCGAAGACCACGCCGTCCTGATCGAGGACGGGCGCATCAAGGAAGTCTCCGATAAGCCGATTCGCGTGCAGTCCGCGCGAGAGATCGACGCGCGCGGGCGCACGGTCATGCCGGGGCTGATCGATTTGCATGTGCACGTTCACGCGACGCAACTCAATCTGTCAGCGCAGGCGCATCTGCCGAACGTGCTCGTCACGCTCAAGTCGGTACCCATTTTGCAGGGCATGCTGCGTCGCGGCTTCACCACCGTGCGCGACGCGGGCGGTGCCGGATACGCCATCAAACAGGCGGTGGACAGCGGGCTCGCCGAAGGGCCGCGCCTGTTCGTGTCGGGCCGCGCGATCAGCCAGACCGGCGGACACGGCGACGGACGCGCGCGCACCGATTACATCGGCACCGACGGCCCGTGCCCATGCTGTGTGCGCGTCGGTGCGCTGTCGCGCGTGGCCGACGGTGTTGACGAAGTGCGTCGTGCCGTGCGCGAAGAATTGCAGATGGGGGCCGATCAGATCAAGATCATGGCCTCGGGCGGCGTGGCCTCGCCCACCGATCCCGTGGGCGCGTGGGGCTACTCCGAGGACGAGATCCGCGCCATCGTCGCCGAAGCACGCGCACGCGGCACCTACGTGCTCGCCCACGCCTACACGGCACAGGCGATCGAGCGAGCCGTGCGTTGCGGTGTGCGCACTATCGAGCATGGCAATCTCGTCGACGCCGCCACTGCTCGCTATATGGCCGATCAGGGCGCTTACGCCGTGCCCACGCTGGTGACTTACGACGCGCTGGCCAACGAAGGCAAGTCGCTCGGCCTGCCCGACGACAGCGTCGCAAAGATCGCCGACGTGCACGCGGCCGGTTTGCGCTCGCTGGAGATCTTCCGCGAGGCAGGCGTGAAGATGGGTTACGGCTCGGATCTGCTGGGCGAATCGCAGCGCCTGCAAAGCGACGAATTCCGTTTGCGTGCCGAAGTGCTTTCCCCGGCAGAGATTCTGCGAAGTGCCACGGTCATCGGTGCCGAAGTGCTCGGTCAGTCGGGACAGTTGGGGGAAATCGTGCCCGGCGCGCACGCCGACGTGCTGATCGTCGACGGCAATCCGCTCGCGTCCATCGACTGTCTGCTTGGTCAGGGGGAGCGCATTCCGATGGTGATGAAGGGCGGTAGAATCCACGCTTTCGCGCTGTAA
- a CDS encoding M24 family metallopeptidase encodes MPTLSHATRQYRRNLMNDLMDRTRVDALVFTAADFFQWATNFHVDVQTWERPIAICVPRNGEPFAVMNELSTHHLMMARERGHLWLDLDRVTLYAEHPRVTQRQPLLAEVPALIADTMRTAGLAGSRIGVDAAGGPLARAGALLPDAKLVPMLAEMRALRWVKHDEEIAIMRAAAELADWVQDRYRENIRPGRLVQELDYSMAALMVTEGAKRFPGENLEVMRCWTLSGPASASPHGDGASCGARISEGDGMVNIVIPRLNGLVIENERTWFCGKPSSEQARFYEVARAANEAAVNAAVTGKPVSGIDAAAQAVIEKAGCGEYIRHRTGHGMGIIGHEYPDDMAFSHRPLLANEVYSAEPGIYVYGLGGFRLDDSVVTGDTPVMLTNTPRTLAHATIN; translated from the coding sequence ATGCCGACCCTCTCTCATGCCACACGGCAGTACCGCCGCAATCTGATGAACGACCTGATGGACCGCACGCGTGTCGACGCGCTCGTGTTCACCGCCGCCGACTTCTTTCAGTGGGCCACCAACTTTCACGTCGATGTGCAGACGTGGGAGCGCCCGATCGCCATTTGCGTGCCGCGTAACGGGGAGCCTTTCGCGGTCATGAACGAGTTGTCCACGCATCACCTGATGATGGCGCGAGAGCGTGGTCATCTGTGGCTCGATCTCGATCGTGTCACGCTTTATGCCGAGCATCCGCGCGTGACGCAACGCCAGCCGCTGCTCGCCGAAGTTCCTGCGCTGATCGCCGACACGATGCGCACGGCCGGTCTTGCGGGTTCGCGCATTGGTGTCGACGCCGCCGGTGGTCCGTTGGCGAGAGCCGGCGCATTGCTGCCCGATGCAAAGCTCGTGCCGATGCTTGCCGAGATGCGCGCGTTGCGCTGGGTGAAGCACGACGAAGAAATCGCCATCATGCGCGCCGCCGCCGAACTGGCGGACTGGGTGCAGGATCGCTATCGCGAGAATATCCGTCCGGGGCGTCTCGTGCAGGAACTCGATTACTCGATGGCCGCGTTGATGGTCACCGAAGGCGCGAAGCGCTTCCCCGGCGAGAACCTCGAAGTGATGCGCTGCTGGACACTCTCGGGCCCCGCATCGGCCTCGCCCCACGGCGATGGCGCCTCGTGCGGCGCGCGCATCAGCGAGGGCGACGGCATGGTCAACATCGTGATTCCGCGCCTGAACGGCCTCGTCATCGAGAATGAGCGCACCTGGTTCTGCGGCAAACCGTCGAGCGAGCAGGCGCGCTTCTACGAAGTCGCGCGCGCGGCCAACGAGGCCGCCGTGAACGCCGCCGTCACGGGCAAACCGGTGTCGGGCATCGACGCCGCGGCGCAAGCCGTCATCGAGAAAGCCGGTTGCGGCGAGTACATCCGTCACCGCACGGGACACGGCATGGGCATCATCGGCCACGAATACCCGGACGACATGGCGTTCAGCCACCGGCCGCTGCTCGCCAACGAGGTCTATTCGGCGGAGCCGGGGATCTACGTCTACGGCCTCGGCGGCTTCCGGCTGGACGACTCGGTCGTGACCGGCGACACCCCCGTGATGCTCACCAACACGCCCCGCACGCTCGCTCACGCCACGATCAATTGA
- a CDS encoding ABC transporter permease, with the protein MTSRPPPAQATHASRAATARAVRRAFTGGSLAAPATLVVLFVIVFPGLQLVRYSFNRYDPVDMMQAALTGANYLKFFTDPYYLSVLWTTIKVASLCTVLALVFGFPVAYVLARTQSRFKSLLVMLLVFPLLVGNVVRAAGWMVMLGNAGFVNSLLVSLGIVPQPVRLLYTPFAVVVGTTAVVLPYMILTLQSVLEGMDFSVEEAARNLGATFRQTLTRVILPMAAPGIAAGTMLVFILCMNAYATPVLLGGTGITMMTPTIYDQIAKANNWPFGAVLSIVSMVVTFALAIASHWVIHRRYAKTMMT; encoded by the coding sequence ATGACCTCGCGCCCGCCGCCCGCTCAAGCGACTCACGCCTCGCGGGCCGCCACCGCGCGTGCGGTTCGCCGCGCGTTCACCGGCGGCTCGCTCGCCGCGCCCGCCACGCTCGTCGTGCTCTTCGTCATCGTGTTCCCCGGGCTGCAACTGGTGCGCTACAGCTTCAACCGGTACGACCCCGTCGACATGATGCAGGCGGCACTGACCGGCGCAAACTATCTCAAGTTCTTCACCGATCCGTACTACCTCTCGGTGTTGTGGACGACGATCAAGGTCGCCTCGTTGTGTACTGTGCTCGCGCTCGTGTTCGGCTTTCCCGTGGCGTACGTGCTCGCCCGCACGCAAAGCCGCTTCAAGAGCCTGCTCGTGATGTTGCTGGTCTTCCCGCTGCTCGTGGGAAATGTCGTGCGCGCGGCAGGCTGGATGGTGATGCTCGGCAACGCCGGTTTCGTCAATTCGCTGCTCGTGTCGCTGGGTATCGTGCCGCAACCGGTTCGACTGCTCTATACGCCGTTCGCTGTCGTTGTGGGCACGACGGCGGTGGTGCTGCCGTACATGATTCTCACGTTACAGAGCGTGCTCGAAGGCATGGACTTCTCCGTCGAGGAAGCCGCACGCAATCTGGGCGCCACGTTCCGTCAGACACTCACGCGAGTGATCCTGCCAATGGCGGCGCCGGGTATCGCGGCGGGCACCATGCTCGTGTTCATTCTCTGCATGAACGCCTACGCCACCCCCGTGCTGCTCGGCGGCACCGGCATCACGATGATGACGCCCACGATCTACGACCAGATCGCGAAAGCGAATAACTGGCCGTTCGGCGCGGTGCTCTCCATTGTGTCGATGGTCGTGACGTTCGCGCTGGCCATCGCCTCGCACTGGGTCATTCACCGCCGTTATGCGAAGACGATGATGACCTGA
- a CDS encoding extracellular solute-binding protein: protein MTHALNRRLFLKTASGLVIAPALGLDALSAYAADACPNVVVGTWGGDYLNLLEQNIGKPIIEAAGGKVTYDSADQVARMTKLRAEKASRRGSLDVACLADLDMYDINRSGILEAVDAKLVPNLGNTLEALRRPYSIPHIFSAMVIVYNPEKLGTKPDSFSAALDPKLKGKVGFSDILYNFNVVSSSLAAGHKDGDTAGGMQFLRELRKSQQPKVYPSNEAVASALKSGDIWFTCMWKARALQWKKAGVPIDYVVPKEGAVPVTFEAAVPKNSQSKPCGFNYLNAMLDPRAQIGFAETMGYAPTVKNANLPPSLQQSVGFTNAELDRMVKLDYAKFTADKPALLDFWNKEFKVGL, encoded by the coding sequence ATGACGCACGCCCTGAACCGCCGCCTGTTTCTGAAGACCGCTTCCGGTCTGGTGATCGCTCCCGCGCTAGGCCTCGACGCGCTTTCGGCGTACGCGGCCGATGCTTGCCCGAACGTGGTTGTCGGCACCTGGGGCGGCGACTACCTGAACCTGCTCGAACAGAATATCGGCAAGCCGATCATCGAAGCGGCGGGCGGCAAGGTCACGTACGACTCGGCCGATCAGGTCGCTCGCATGACCAAACTGCGCGCGGAGAAAGCGTCGCGCCGTGGCTCGCTCGACGTCGCGTGTCTGGCCGATCTCGATATGTACGACATCAACCGCTCGGGCATTCTCGAAGCCGTCGATGCGAAGCTCGTGCCCAACCTCGGCAACACGCTCGAAGCGCTGCGCCGTCCGTATTCGATTCCGCACATCTTCAGCGCGATGGTGATCGTGTACAACCCGGAAAAGCTCGGCACGAAGCCCGACTCGTTTTCGGCTGCCCTCGACCCGAAGCTCAAGGGCAAGGTCGGCTTCTCCGACATTCTCTACAACTTCAACGTCGTGAGCAGTTCGCTCGCCGCGGGTCATAAGGATGGCGATACCGCCGGTGGCATGCAGTTTCTGCGCGAGTTGCGCAAGTCGCAGCAGCCGAAGGTCTATCCGTCGAACGAGGCCGTGGCCTCCGCGCTCAAGAGCGGCGACATCTGGTTCACCTGCATGTGGAAGGCGCGCGCGCTTCAGTGGAAGAAGGCCGGTGTGCCCATCGACTACGTGGTGCCCAAGGAAGGCGCCGTGCCGGTGACCTTCGAAGCCGCCGTGCCGAAGAACTCGCAGTCCAAGCCGTGCGGCTTCAACTATCTGAACGCTATGCTCGACCCGCGTGCGCAGATCGGCTTTGCGGAAACCATGGGCTATGCGCCAACCGTGAAGAACGCCAACCTGCCGCCGTCGCTGCAACAGAGCGTGGGCTTTACCAATGCCGAACTCGACCGGATGGTGAAACTCGACTACGCGAAATTCACTGCCGACAAGCCCGCGCTGCTCGACTTCTGGAACAAGGAATTCAAGGTGGGGCTGTGA
- a CDS encoding ABC transporter ATP-binding protein produces the protein MANVSLRGLRKQYGNAAAVADFSLEIAEGELVAFLGPSGCGKTTTLRMVAGFVEPTAGEIWIGGKEVSRLPPNRRNTGMVFQRYALFPHMTVAENVAFGLEMRHVSSADRATRIREALDMVRLTALADRYPRQLSGGQQQRVAIARALAIRPDVFLLDEPLSNLDAKLRTEVREEIRALQRRLGLTTIFVTHDQEEALAIADRLAVMHDGCVQQIGTADTLYERPANPFVANFLGKMNFLAGRMTDGHFVTARGERLALPAASPDATTLGIRPERLRLTDTPARDETALPVTVDQTIYLGSTLELRLKSAQGEMLVAHVQNTARDDAGRYAPGRALNACFASTDCLFFNA, from the coding sequence ATGGCCAACGTATCCCTTCGCGGACTGCGTAAGCAATATGGCAACGCCGCTGCCGTGGCGGACTTCTCGCTGGAGATCGCCGAGGGCGAACTCGTGGCGTTTCTGGGCCCGAGCGGCTGCGGCAAGACAACCACGCTGCGCATGGTCGCTGGTTTCGTCGAGCCGACGGCCGGTGAAATCTGGATCGGCGGCAAAGAAGTCTCGCGCTTGCCGCCGAACCGTCGCAATACCGGCATGGTGTTCCAGCGCTATGCGCTCTTTCCGCACATGACCGTGGCCGAGAACGTGGCGTTCGGCCTTGAAATGCGACACGTATCGAGCGCCGATCGCGCCACGCGCATTCGCGAAGCCCTCGATATGGTGCGTCTCACGGCGCTGGCGGATCGGTACCCGCGCCAACTCTCCGGCGGTCAGCAGCAACGCGTGGCGATTGCCCGCGCACTCGCCATTCGTCCCGACGTCTTCCTGCTCGACGAACCGCTCTCCAATCTCGACGCCAAGCTGCGCACCGAAGTGCGCGAAGAGATCCGCGCATTGCAGCGCCGGCTCGGACTCACAACGATTTTCGTCACCCACGACCAGGAAGAGGCGCTGGCGATTGCCGACCGTCTGGCCGTGATGCACGACGGTTGCGTGCAACAGATCGGCACCGCCGACACGCTGTACGAACGTCCCGCCAATCCGTTCGTCGCGAACTTCCTCGGCAAGATGAATTTCCTCGCGGGCCGAATGACGGATGGCCATTTCGTGACCGCCAGAGGAGAGCGCCTGGCCTTGCCCGCCGCGTCGCCGGACGCCACGACACTCGGTATCCGCCCCGAGCGCCTGCGCCTGACAGACACCCCGGCGCGCGACGAAACAGCGCTACCGGTCACGGTCGATCAGACGATCTATCTGGGCTCCACGCTCGAACTTCGCCTGAAGAGCGCGCAAGGTGAGATGCTCGTGGCGCACGTGCAAAACACCGCACGCGACGACGCCGGCCGCTATGCGCCAGGCCGTGCACTCAACGCCTGTTTCGCCAGTACCGACTGTCTGTTTTTTAACGCCTGA
- a CDS encoding ABC transporter permease yields MTQTSMEPSGVTGDVLRLPAPVAKWAVRTGVTLIYLFMLSPLIFVVWLSFFKDAIITFPPSGYTVSWYLNAWRNAAFANGFLLSLQLAACAAIGGVILGVAASLALARYRFPGRRTLGNVLLLPLVVPGIVAGIATYLFYLRAENTLDVDIVGTFGGLVVAHICLTIPWTMRLVGASLAQIDDTIEEAARNLGAGPWRTLWRVTLPMLRPAIVASVLFSFIVSFENLELTLPLVGPGKTTLPIAIMQYLEFNLDPTIAAVSAAQIVLLGIVMLITDRFVKLSQVI; encoded by the coding sequence ATGACGCAGACTTCGATGGAGCCAAGTGGGGTGACGGGCGATGTGCTGCGGCTGCCGGCACCGGTCGCCAAATGGGCGGTACGCACAGGGGTCACGCTGATCTATCTGTTCATGCTCAGCCCGCTGATCTTCGTTGTCTGGCTGAGCTTCTTCAAAGACGCGATCATCACGTTCCCGCCGAGCGGCTACACCGTGTCGTGGTATCTGAATGCGTGGCGTAATGCCGCATTCGCCAACGGCTTCCTCCTCTCCTTGCAACTCGCCGCCTGTGCGGCCATCGGCGGCGTGATCCTCGGCGTGGCCGCCTCGCTCGCCCTCGCGCGCTATCGCTTTCCGGGCCGCCGCACGCTGGGCAACGTTCTGCTGCTGCCGCTGGTGGTGCCGGGCATCGTCGCGGGCATTGCCACGTACCTCTTCTATCTGCGCGCCGAAAACACGCTCGACGTGGACATCGTGGGCACCTTCGGCGGCCTTGTCGTCGCGCATATCTGTCTGACCATTCCGTGGACGATGCGCCTCGTCGGCGCGAGTCTCGCGCAGATCGACGACACCATCGAAGAGGCCGCGCGCAACCTCGGCGCAGGTCCGTGGCGAACACTGTGGCGCGTGACATTGCCGATGCTGCGCCCGGCCATTGTGGCGTCTGTCTTGTTCAGCTTCATCGTGTCGTTCGAGAACCTCGAACTCACGTTGCCGCTCGTGGGACCCGGCAAGACCACGCTCCCCATCGCGATCATGCAGTACCTCGAATTCAACCTCGACCCGACGATTGCAGCCGTCTCCGCTGCGCAGATCGTGCTGCTCGGCATCGTCATGCTGATCACCGATCGCTTCGTCAAACTCAGCCAGGTGATCTGA
- the miaA gene encoding tRNA (adenosine(37)-N6)-dimethylallyltransferase MiaA produces the protein MKANPPIVCLLGPTASGKTAAALALAQDTPLEIISVDSALVYREMDIGTAKPSAAELAAVPHHLIDIIDPRDAYSAAQFRHDTLRLIDEITARGRRPLLVGGTMLYYKALTQGLSPLPSANAEVRARLDADAARNGWPAMHARLAGVDPATAARLAPNDSQRIQRALEIFELSGKPMSQWLAEQAQTPDTPSTHTFVPVALEPGDRSVLHARIAERFRLMLAAGFIEEVERLRARGDLDPGLPSMRCVGYRQVWEYLDGETDYDTMRDKGIFATRQLCKRQLTWLRSMPERHIVDCAAADAPQRALATVRTLWQS, from the coding sequence ATGAAGGCAAATCCCCCGATCGTCTGTCTGCTGGGCCCGACGGCTTCCGGCAAGACCGCCGCGGCTCTCGCGCTGGCACAGGACACACCGCTCGAGATCATCAGCGTCGATTCCGCCCTCGTCTATCGCGAGATGGATATCGGCACGGCCAAGCCCAGCGCCGCCGAATTGGCCGCCGTGCCGCATCACCTGATCGACATCATCGATCCGCGCGATGCCTACTCGGCCGCACAATTTCGTCACGACACGCTGCGACTTATCGACGAAATCACCGCGCGCGGGCGACGTCCGCTGCTCGTTGGCGGCACCATGCTGTATTACAAGGCGCTCACGCAGGGCCTCTCGCCGCTGCCATCCGCCAACGCCGAGGTGCGCGCCAGACTCGACGCAGACGCCGCTCGCAACGGTTGGCCTGCGATGCATGCTCGACTCGCCGGCGTCGATCCCGCGACGGCCGCCCGCCTCGCGCCGAACGACTCGCAGCGCATTCAGCGCGCCCTCGAAATTTTCGAACTGTCGGGCAAGCCCATGTCGCAATGGCTGGCCGAGCAGGCACAGACTCCGGACACGCCATCGACACACACTTTCGTGCCCGTCGCACTGGAGCCCGGCGACCGATCGGTGCTCCATGCGCGCATTGCCGAACGTTTTCGTCTGATGCTCGCGGCCGGTTTCATCGAAGAAGTCGAACGTCTGCGCGCACGGGGCGATCTCGACCCCGGGCTGCCGTCGATGCGCTGTGTGGGCTACCGGCAGGTGTGGGAATACCTCGACGGCGAGACCGACTACGACACCATGCGAGACAAGGGCATCTTCGCCACCCGTCAGTTGTGCAAGCGTCAGCTCACGTGGCTGCGTTCGATGCCGGAGCGCCACATCGTAGACTGCGCTGCGGCCGACGCCCCGCAACGGGCGCTCGCCACTGTACGCACGCTCTGGCAGAGCTGA
- the mutL gene encoding DNA mismatch repair endonuclease MutL has translation MVPMSATPTSASEAQDPGALPGSASTHAPERRPGPMPAGLAPARAIQVLPDQLISQIAAGEVVERPASVVKELLENALDAGARALQIKLEEGGVRRIAITDDGGGMSAEQLPLALTRHATSKIRTLDELESVLTLGFRGEALASIASVAQLTLSSRQADAPHATAIDGNTGTLTPAAGPVGTTVDVRDLYFNTPARRKFLKTEQTEFGHCMDVIRRSALARPDVGFSILHNNRAVEHWNASDAATRVSRVLGNDFAGAHLALDEGAAELRLSGFVGLPTASRGRADQQFFFVNGRFVRDKLLTHAVRAAYEDVLHGDRYPAYVLYFELPPQLVDVNVHPSKIEVRFRDARSVHQFVFHVVQRALARAAGSGGATHSAHLTDSGGLAAGPGAAAGGANGNGNGLMAARPAAGFGTPGGSSWNPRMQQGSLPMVQPMSVYDNLFGRTAPPAPRPYGQPGVTDAPSPAYGNTGAPQDGAALATGFDALPAGASGNAGAMSLEHPLGFALGQLHGIYILSQNAHGLVLVDMHAAHERILYERFKQALVERSVPVQPLLIPVTFFADPVEIGTTEEHQETLTALGFDLAVMSPTTLAVRAIPALLDGADAQALARAVLADLRQYGGSRVLTERQHELLGTLACHTAVRANRRLTHEEMNALLRQMEATERADQCNHGRPTWYQLTLGDLDKLFMRGR, from the coding sequence ATGGTTCCCATGTCTGCCACCCCGACCTCCGCCTCCGAGGCGCAAGACCCGGGCGCCTTGCCCGGCAGCGCCAGCACCCACGCCCCCGAGCGCCGCCCCGGCCCTATGCCGGCAGGCCTCGCGCCGGCTCGCGCCATTCAGGTCCTCCCGGATCAGTTGATTAGTCAGATTGCCGCTGGCGAGGTCGTTGAACGCCCGGCGTCCGTCGTCAAGGAATTGCTCGAAAATGCGCTCGACGCCGGCGCGCGTGCGCTCCAGATCAAGCTTGAGGAAGGCGGCGTGCGCCGCATTGCGATTACCGACGACGGCGGCGGCATGTCTGCCGAGCAATTGCCACTTGCTCTAACACGTCACGCCACGAGCAAGATTCGTACGCTCGACGAACTGGAGTCGGTACTCACGCTCGGGTTCCGGGGCGAAGCGCTGGCCTCTATCGCGTCCGTCGCGCAGCTCACCTTGTCGAGCCGGCAGGCCGACGCGCCGCATGCCACGGCGATCGACGGCAACACCGGAACCCTGACACCCGCAGCCGGCCCTGTGGGCACGACGGTCGACGTGCGCGATCTGTATTTCAATACCCCCGCGCGCCGCAAATTCCTGAAGACCGAGCAAACCGAATTCGGTCACTGCATGGACGTCATCCGGCGCAGTGCGCTCGCGCGCCCGGATGTCGGCTTCTCGATCCTGCACAACAACCGTGCGGTTGAGCACTGGAACGCGTCTGACGCCGCCACGCGCGTCTCGCGCGTGCTCGGCAACGATTTCGCCGGCGCCCATCTCGCGCTCGACGAAGGCGCAGCCGAGCTGCGCCTGTCCGGTTTCGTCGGCTTGCCGACCGCCAGCCGGGGCCGCGCCGACCAGCAGTTCTTCTTCGTGAACGGGCGTTTCGTGCGCGACAAGCTTCTCACCCACGCGGTTCGCGCCGCGTACGAAGATGTGCTCCACGGCGACCGCTACCCCGCTTACGTGCTGTATTTCGAATTGCCGCCGCAGTTGGTCGACGTGAACGTTCACCCGTCGAAGATCGAAGTGCGGTTCCGCGATGCCCGCAGCGTCCACCAGTTCGTGTTCCACGTCGTGCAGCGTGCGCTGGCACGCGCGGCGGGCAGCGGCGGCGCCACGCACTCGGCACACCTGACCGATAGCGGCGGTCTCGCCGCCGGGCCGGGGGCTGCCGCTGGCGGGGCAAATGGAAACGGGAACGGCCTCATGGCAGCACGTCCGGCCGCCGGTTTCGGCACGCCGGGCGGTAGCAGTTGGAACCCGCGCATGCAGCAAGGCTCGCTGCCGATGGTGCAGCCGATGTCCGTCTACGACAATCTGTTCGGACGCACCGCACCGCCCGCCCCTCGCCCCTACGGTCAGCCGGGCGTGACCGACGCGCCCTCGCCTGCTTACGGCAACACTGGCGCCCCCCAGGACGGCGCGGCGCTTGCCACCGGATTCGACGCATTGCCCGCAGGCGCCAGCGGCAACGCCGGCGCTATGTCCCTCGAGCATCCGTTGGGCTTTGCGCTGGGCCAGTTACACGGCATCTACATCCTCTCTCAGAACGCTCACGGTCTCGTGCTGGTCGATATGCACGCGGCGCACGAGCGCATTCTGTACGAGCGCTTCAAGCAGGCGCTGGTCGAGCGCAGCGTGCCGGTGCAGCCGCTGCTCATTCCGGTGACGTTCTTCGCCGACCCGGTGGAGATCGGCACGACCGAAGAGCATCAGGAAACGCTCACCGCCCTCGGTTTCGACCTCGCGGTCATGTCGCCGACCACGCTCGCCGTGCGCGCCATTCCTGCGCTGCTCGACGGTGCCGATGCGCAGGCACTCGCGCGCGCCGTGCTGGCCGATCTGCGTCAGTACGGCGGGTCGCGCGTGCTCACGGAACGTCAGCACGAACTGCTGGGCACGCTCGCCTGCCACACGGCGGTACGTGCCAACCGTCGCCTGACGCATGAGGAAATGAACGCATTGCTGCGTCAGATGGAAGCGACCGAGCGCGCCGATCAATGCAACCACGGACGGCCCACCTGGTACCAGCTCACGCTCGGCGACCTCGACAAATTGTTCATGCGCGGACGTTGA
- a CDS encoding VTT domain-containing protein has protein sequence MDTLLQLLEMVLHIDKHLGVFIDQYGNWVYLFLFTIVFVETGLVLFPFLPGDSLLFIGGAFAATGAMDPWLLGVLLFIAAVTGNTLNYWIGSKIGTRVYEKNWRFLDRDALRKTHDFYEHHGGKTIVMARFVPVVRTFAPFVAGVSAMSWTRFQLYNVIGALIWVVLLVGGGYLFGNLPIVKQYLNVIVLVGISAAVVPIALGAVWKLFSRGRRRVAPGQSE, from the coding sequence TTGGATACTTTGTTGCAATTGCTGGAGATGGTGCTCCACATCGATAAACATCTGGGGGTGTTCATCGATCAGTACGGAAACTGGGTGTATCTGTTCCTGTTCACGATCGTGTTCGTGGAAACAGGATTGGTGCTCTTTCCGTTCCTTCCGGGCGATTCCCTGTTGTTCATCGGCGGCGCTTTCGCCGCGACCGGGGCTATGGATCCCTGGCTGCTCGGCGTGCTGTTGTTCATCGCTGCCGTGACCGGTAACACGCTCAACTACTGGATCGGCTCGAAGATCGGCACGCGCGTGTACGAGAAGAACTGGCGTTTTCTCGATCGCGACGCCTTGCGCAAGACCCATGATTTCTACGAACACCATGGTGGCAAGACGATCGTGATGGCGCGCTTCGTGCCGGTTGTGCGTACGTTCGCGCCGTTCGTGGCGGGCGTATCGGCCATGTCGTGGACGCGCTTCCAGCTCTACAACGTGATCGGTGCGCTGATCTGGGTGGTGCTGCTCGTGGGCGGCGGCTACCTGTTCGGCAACTTGCCGATCGTCAAGCAGTACCTGAACGTGATTGTGCTGGTCGGGATCTCGGCGGCCGTGGTGCCGATCGCCCTCGGCGCCGTGTGGAAGCTCTTCTCGCGGGGTCGCCGTCGCGTAGCGCCGGGTCAGAGCGAGTAA